A stretch of DNA from Candidatus Methanosuratincola sp.:
TTCCAGCCCGGGCATGGAGCACGGCTCATCCGGGATCCCTGCCACTGCACGAGAGGAGGTGCATTATGAGGCACTGGTCCGGCGGTATGTATGCCTCGCCGATGTCGTACCCGCTGCCGTACGTGACCGGGGCGCCCCTGATAAGCGCGACGGGCCTCGACTCGTCCGTCTCGCCCATGACCAGCTGCGCCGCGGAGGCAAGGTTGTCGGCTACCATGAATCTCTTGAGGCGCATCGGCCTCCCGTAGAGGTCGGGCTTTCCCCTCAGGTCCTCGACCGCCCTGAAGCCGGCGATGCCTATCGCCACGCCGCTGTTCCCCATCCTAAGCGGGAGCGTCCTGCTGTCGATTATGAGGACGCCGACGTCCAGCCCCCTACTGGCGAATTCCCCCTTCAGCCCCTCGGCCGCAGCCTGCGGATCCCCGGGCCATAAAGCGACGCATCCCGGAGGCGAGTTCGACTGATCGACGCCGGCGTTCGCCACCAGTATCCCCTTCTTGATCGTGGCCAGGGCGTGCTCGACGCCGCCAAGGACCTGGTCAGCCTCCCGGATCACGACCTCTACGAAGGCGGGATCCATCGAGTGTCGAGCGGCGAGTTCGATCGCGACAGGGGAGGGGCGGACCTCAGATAGGCGCACCAGCCTGCCCATTGCGGTCGCGACTGCCTTGGCTGAGAATGCGAGTATATCGCCTTTCCTTAACTCGAACCCAGAGGACTCCAGTCCCTCGAGCGCCAGATCGACGAGGTCGTCGCCCGGTCTGACCAGCCGTGTCTTTATGCCGTGGATCTCCAACCCGATGACCCTCCCTTCCTGTGCCCGGCTCCCCCTCGCTCGCCTTCGGATCGGCCGCCGGTCCCTGCGGGTTTACGCAGGAGGGGCAGGCGTGAAGGCAGGCAGCAGGTAGAGAGAAGGGCACTCAGCAGAGACAGAGACTGTATCCACCCGGGGGGCATATAATCTTTTTATACGGACCCGCACTGTATTCGACTGGTGGTAAAATGACAGTTACTGTGGTCGTCGGCGGCTTTTACGGAGACGAGGGGAAAGGGTCCCCGCTGCGGGGATCCCCCCAGAGGTAAGATAGCCGCCTATATGGGCTTCAAGGACAACTACGCCCTGGCAGTCAGGACTGGATCGATAAACGCAGGGCACACGATAGTCGAGGGCGGCAAGGAGGTCAAGCTCAGGATCATACCTTGCGCCTACGTGAACAGGAAGACCAGGCTGCTGATAGCCTCAGGGGCGCTGTACAGCATCGAGACTCTTAAGAGGGAGATCGGGATCACGGCGGCGGAGGGCAGGCTCGGGGTTGACCGGAACAGCGGTGTGATACTCCCGGAGCACATCGAGAGGGAGAGGAAGGACGAGTTCCTGATGAAAAAGGTCGGTTCGACCGGCTCGGGCGTCGGGGCTGCGATGGTCGACAGGGTCCTCCGCACCATGAGGCTCGCCCGCGACTTCGACGAGCTCAAGCCCTACCTCACCGAAGTGGAGAGGGAGGTCCACGACTGCGCAAAGTCGGGCGGGAAGGTCCTGCTCGAGGGGACTCAGGGGCTGTACCTCTCGCTCTTCCACGGGGACCCGCCGTACGTCACGAGCAGGGACGTCTCGGCCTCGGCGGTCTGCAGCGAGGTCGGGGTCGGTCCCAAGGACGTCGACGACGTCGTGGTGGTCTTCAAGTCCTACGTGACAAGGGTCGGGGGAGGGCCGCTGGAGGGGGAGCTCCCCGAGGACGAGGCCGCCAGGAGGGGGTGGCTCGAGGTGGCGACCGTGACGGGAAGGAAGAGGAGGGCCGCGCCG
This window harbors:
- the cofE gene encoding coenzyme F420-0:L-glutamate ligase, yielding MEIHGIKTRLVRPGDDLVDLALEGLESSGFELRKGDILAFSAKAVATAMGRLVRLSEVRPSPVAIELAARHSMDPAFVEVVIREADQVLGGVEHALATIKKGILVANAGVDQSNSPPGCVALWPGDPQAAAEGLKGEFASRGLDVGVLIIDSRTLPLRMGNSGVAIGIAGFRAVEDLRGKPDLYGRPMRLKRFMVADNLASAAQLVMGETDESRPVALIRGAPVTYGSGYDIGEAYIPPDQCLIMHLLSCSGRDPG
- a CDS encoding adenylosuccinate synthetase, whose protein sequence is MWSSAAFTETRGKGPRCGDPPRGKIAAYMGFKDNYALAVRTGSINAGHTIVEGGKEVKLRIIPCAYVNRKTRLLIASGALYSIETLKREIGITAAEGRLGVDRNSGVILPEHIERERKDEFLMKKVGSTGSGVGAAMVDRVLRTMRLARDFDELKPYLTEVEREVHDCAKSGGKVLLEGTQGLYLSLFHGDPPYVTSRDVSASAVCSEVGVGPKDVDDVVVVFKSYVTRVGGGPLEGELPEDEAARRGWLEVATVTGRKRRAAPFNYALAERSLRINGGTQIALTKLDAIFPECRGARSYEGLPDRAKAFVKEIEENLGVPVAIIGTGPGTEDIVDRRG